In Agromyces sp. 3263, a single genomic region encodes these proteins:
- a CDS encoding phage holin family protein, translated as MTNLNQPRTGSHAASDLPTPSEQQAATTSLGDLMAEVSRDISTLIRQEMALAKAELKQTVKQTGKGAGLFGGAGVAGFFTLLFLSIALWWALGYLMGNAWSAVIVAVIWGIVAAVLYFTGKKEIEEVEGMPQTVDTVKEIPETLKRNEENR; from the coding sequence ATGACGAACCTGAACCAGCCGCGCACGGGCTCGCACGCGGCATCCGACCTGCCGACGCCGTCAGAGCAGCAGGCGGCGACGACGTCGCTGGGCGACCTGATGGCCGAGGTCAGCCGTGACATCTCGACGCTCATCCGGCAGGAGATGGCGCTCGCCAAGGCGGAGCTGAAGCAGACGGTGAAGCAGACCGGGAAGGGCGCGGGCCTCTTCGGAGGGGCCGGCGTCGCCGGGTTCTTCACCTTGCTGTTCCTCTCGATCGCCCTCTGGTGGGCGCTCGGATACCTCATGGGAAACGCGTGGTCGGCAGTGATCGTGGCGGTCATCTGGGGGATCGTCGCCGCGGTGCTGTACTTCACGGGCAAGAAGGAGATCGAAGAGGTCGAGGGCATGCCCCAGACCGTCGACACCGTCAAGGAGATCCCCGAGACGCTGAAGAGGAATGAGGAGAACCGATGA
- a CDS encoding MOSC domain-containing protein, producing the protein MNATAPSAAVTAVARDDGHRFSKPVRAEIELIAGHGISGDAHAGATVRRRSRFRGTWTEVNVRQVHLLQRELFDELAVEGHEVAPGELGENVTTQGVDLLALPLGTRIRLGDSAEVELTGLRNPCVQIERFQSGLMKRLIRRDRAGVTHRRVGVMAIVVEGGVVRPGDAITVELPDVPHEPLPVL; encoded by the coding sequence GTGAACGCCACCGCGCCCTCGGCCGCCGTGACGGCCGTCGCGCGCGACGACGGCCACCGCTTCTCGAAGCCGGTGCGAGCGGAGATCGAGCTCATCGCGGGCCACGGCATCTCGGGCGACGCCCATGCCGGGGCGACCGTGCGCCGCCGCTCGCGATTCCGCGGCACGTGGACCGAGGTCAACGTGCGCCAGGTCCACCTGCTGCAGCGGGAGCTGTTCGACGAGCTCGCGGTCGAGGGGCACGAGGTCGCGCCTGGCGAGCTCGGCGAGAACGTCACCACTCAGGGCGTCGACCTGCTCGCGCTCCCGCTCGGCACGCGGATCCGCCTCGGCGACTCCGCCGAGGTCGAGCTCACCGGGCTCCGCAATCCGTGCGTGCAGATCGAGCGGTTCCAGTCGGGCCTGATGAAACGCCTCATCCGGCGCGACCGAGCCGGCGTCACCCACCGCCGGGTGGGCGTCATGGCGATCGTCGTCGAGGGCGGCGTCGTGCGACCCGGCGACGCCATCACGGTCGAGCTGCCCGACGTGCCGCACGAGCCGCTGCCGGTGCTCTGA
- a CDS encoding helix-turn-helix domain-containing protein, with protein MTQSDAIDEAMPAVANDVLRPDCPSRVVMQRIGERWSMFVILALADGPLRFTALKARVGVVTSKVLTETLRALEADGLIARRAYAESPPRVEYELTGLGSSLLVPLAGMRAWAETHVPEVLASRARHLVTS; from the coding sequence GTGACGCAATCCGACGCAATCGACGAGGCCATGCCGGCCGTCGCCAACGACGTGCTGCGCCCCGACTGCCCGAGCCGCGTGGTCATGCAGCGCATCGGCGAGCGCTGGTCGATGTTCGTGATCCTCGCCCTCGCCGACGGGCCGCTCCGGTTCACGGCGCTGAAAGCGCGCGTCGGCGTGGTCACGTCGAAGGTGCTCACCGAGACGCTGCGTGCACTCGAGGCCGACGGGCTCATCGCGCGCCGGGCCTACGCCGAGTCGCCACCGCGCGTGGAGTACGAGCTCACCGGCCTCGGCTCCTCACTGCTCGTGCCGCTCGCCGGCATGCGCGCATGGGCGGAGACGCATGTGCCCGAGGTGCTCGCCTCCCGGGCGCGCCACCTCGTGACGTCGTGA
- a CDS encoding cupin domain-containing protein, producing MSAQAGTSGPSGVAPGPRLDPGTIADAASVALEHLPVEAEQVIAGSPTTGHLVLDDDGERTVGVWEMTVGAMRDVEADEVFVVLAGAATVEFEHPHASPIVLAPGSVVRLESGMRTIWTVRQTLRKVYVSP from the coding sequence ATGAGTGCCCAAGCTGGGACGTCGGGGCCGTCGGGCGTCGCGCCGGGCCCACGGCTCGACCCGGGCACCATCGCGGATGCCGCATCCGTCGCCCTCGAGCACCTGCCGGTCGAGGCCGAGCAGGTCATCGCCGGCAGCCCGACCACCGGCCACCTCGTGCTCGACGACGACGGCGAGCGCACGGTGGGCGTGTGGGAGATGACCGTGGGAGCGATGCGCGACGTGGAGGCCGACGAGGTCTTCGTCGTGCTCGCCGGCGCCGCGACGGTGGAGTTCGAGCACCCGCATGCGTCGCCCATCGTGCTCGCCCCCGGATCGGTCGTGCGGCTCGAGTCGGGCATGCGGACGATCTGGACGGTGCGGCAGACGCTCCGCAAGGTGTACGTCTCGCCGTAG
- a CDS encoding TIGR03557 family F420-dependent LLM class oxidoreductase, with protein MQYGYKLSAEGFGPNELVRQAKLAEASGFDFVEISDHYHPWLESQGHSPFAWTVLGSIAASTETVGLATGVTCPTVRYHPAIIAQAAATLSLVSDGRFTLGVGSGERLNEHVVGRGFPAVADRQAMLREALEIIRLLWQGGYQSYRGEYLDLEDARVFDLPDELPVIAVAAGGPDAAELAAELGDGMFGTEPKPELFDAYRGAGGRGPTYGEVGLAWAESEEAAVQAAFETSRWALTGWKVMSELPNPANFEAASQVVKPEDVAASMPCGPDVTKHLEAIREYEQVGYDHVVLTNNGPDPDGFMDFFARELKPALGG; from the coding sequence ATGCAGTACGGCTACAAGCTTTCGGCCGAGGGGTTCGGACCGAACGAGTTGGTGCGCCAGGCGAAGCTGGCGGAGGCATCCGGATTCGATTTCGTCGAGATCAGCGACCACTACCACCCGTGGCTCGAGTCGCAGGGGCACTCGCCGTTCGCCTGGACCGTGCTCGGGTCCATCGCGGCGAGCACCGAGACGGTCGGCCTCGCCACCGGCGTGACCTGCCCGACGGTGCGCTACCACCCGGCGATCATCGCGCAGGCGGCGGCGACCCTCTCGCTCGTCTCCGACGGCCGTTTCACGCTGGGCGTGGGCTCGGGCGAGCGGCTCAACGAGCACGTCGTCGGACGCGGATTCCCCGCGGTCGCCGACCGGCAGGCGATGCTCCGCGAGGCCCTCGAGATCATCCGCCTGCTGTGGCAGGGCGGCTACCAGTCGTACCGGGGCGAGTACCTCGACCTCGAGGACGCACGCGTGTTCGACCTGCCCGACGAGCTGCCCGTGATCGCGGTGGCCGCTGGCGGCCCGGATGCCGCGGAGCTGGCCGCCGAGCTCGGCGACGGGATGTTCGGCACCGAGCCCAAGCCCGAGCTGTTCGACGCCTACCGCGGCGCGGGCGGCAGGGGGCCGACCTACGGCGAGGTCGGCCTCGCGTGGGCGGAGTCGGAGGAGGCGGCGGTGCAGGCCGCCTTCGAGACGAGCCGCTGGGCGCTCACGGGCTGGAAGGTCATGAGCGAGCTGCCCAATCCGGCCAACTTCGAGGCGGCCTCGCAGGTCGTGAAGCCCGAGGACGTGGCGGCCTCGATGCCGTGCGGGCCCGATGTCACGAAGCACCTCGAGGCGATCCGCGAGTACGAGCAGGTCGGCTACGACCATGTGGTGCTCACGAACAACGGGCCCGACCCCGACGGGTTCATGGACTTCTTCGCCAGGGAGTTGAAGCCGGCGCTCGGCGGGTGA
- a CDS encoding FAD-dependent oxidoreductase has protein sequence MGTTVFERRRPPASVVEHSLAETEHRVFWLDDLSDDAKRPRPRLSGERVATLAIVGGGYTGLWSAALAKRRNPEARVVLLEAKSIGWAASGRNGGFCEASLTHGRENGMSRWPEEMPTLERLGLENLDAIEAAEAEFGMDFEFERNGALSLAVEPHQVAWLREEVAAASARGDESVRFLDEADVRAEVDSPTYLAAAWDTRGSAILHPAKLAAELARVAEELGVEIFEHSPVRRIDTPGSTGAVTLVTDRGWVLAQRAVLATNVFPSLLKRNRLMTVPVYDYALMTEPLTAEQLASIGWSNRQGLGDLANQFHYYRLSRDNRVLFGGYDAVYHYGRRVREQYEHRPESYERLAAHFFTTFPQLEGLRFSHQWAGAIDTSTRFCAFFGTARDDRIAYAAGFTGLGVAATRFAAEVMLDRLEQRDNERTRLRMVRERPLPFPPEPAAAIGINATRWSLDRADHTEGRRNVLLKTLDALGLGFDS, from the coding sequence GTGGGAACGACCGTATTCGAACGCCGCCGGCCGCCGGCATCCGTCGTCGAGCACTCGCTCGCCGAGACGGAGCACCGCGTGTTCTGGCTCGACGACCTCAGCGACGACGCGAAGCGGCCACGACCGAGGTTGAGCGGCGAGCGCGTCGCGACCCTCGCGATCGTCGGCGGTGGCTACACCGGGCTCTGGTCGGCGGCGCTCGCGAAGCGACGCAACCCCGAGGCGCGCGTCGTGCTGCTCGAGGCCAAGTCGATCGGCTGGGCGGCATCCGGTCGCAACGGCGGTTTCTGCGAGGCGAGCCTCACGCACGGCCGCGAGAACGGGATGTCGCGGTGGCCCGAGGAGATGCCGACCCTCGAGCGCCTGGGCCTCGAGAACCTCGACGCCATCGAAGCGGCCGAGGCCGAGTTCGGCATGGACTTCGAGTTCGAGCGGAACGGCGCCCTCTCGCTCGCCGTCGAGCCGCACCAGGTGGCGTGGCTGCGCGAGGAGGTCGCCGCGGCATCCGCTCGTGGCGACGAGAGCGTGCGCTTCCTCGACGAGGCCGACGTACGCGCCGAGGTCGACTCGCCCACCTACCTCGCGGCCGCGTGGGACACCCGCGGCAGCGCCATCCTGCACCCGGCGAAGCTCGCGGCCGAGCTCGCCCGCGTGGCCGAGGAGCTCGGCGTGGAGATCTTCGAGCACTCCCCCGTGCGCCGCATCGACACGCCGGGGTCGACGGGCGCCGTCACCCTCGTCACCGACCGCGGCTGGGTCCTGGCGCAGCGGGCCGTGCTCGCCACGAACGTGTTCCCGAGCCTGCTGAAGCGCAACCGGCTCATGACGGTGCCCGTCTACGACTACGCGCTCATGACCGAGCCGCTCACCGCCGAGCAGCTCGCGTCGATCGGATGGTCGAACCGGCAGGGCCTGGGCGACCTCGCGAACCAGTTCCACTACTACCGGCTCTCGCGCGACAATCGCGTGCTCTTCGGCGGGTACGACGCGGTGTACCACTACGGCCGCCGGGTGCGCGAGCAGTACGAGCACCGGCCCGAGTCGTACGAGCGACTCGCCGCGCACTTCTTCACGACCTTCCCGCAGCTCGAGGGCCTGCGGTTCAGCCACCAGTGGGCGGGCGCCATCGACACGAGCACCCGGTTCTGCGCGTTCTTCGGCACCGCCCGCGACGACCGCATCGCGTATGCGGCCGGGTTCACCGGGCTCGGGGTCGCCGCCACGAGGTTCGCCGCCGAGGTCATGCTCGACCGGCTCGAGCAGCGCGACAACGAGCGCACCCGTCTGCGAATGGTGCGCGAGCGCCCGTTGCCGTTCCCGCCCGAACCCGCGGCCGCCATCGGCATCAACGCCACGCGCTGGTCGCTCGACCGCGCCGATCACACCGAGGGGAGGCGCAACGTGCTGCTCAAGACGCTCGACGCGCTCGGGCTGGGGTTCGACTCATGA
- a CDS encoding aminoglycoside phosphotransferase family protein, translating to MTGAGAGAGEQVHPRMHDDEVRTDAALAASLVAAQFPEWAGLPVEPVPSTGTDNAMYRLGDDLSVRMPRIHWAVAPLEREFAWLPRIAPALPFAAPVPLALGAPGEGYPWPWTVCRWIDGVHPVAEADGLDAKALAADLGRFVVAMRALDPAGAPTTAWLRPLHEEDELVRTNLTLLKEELRPVRDDVVAIWEEALGAPRADHLAWIHGDLSPGNLLVQGGGLVGVLDFSSMGLGDPASDLRAAWNLLPPGARPTLRDAVGADDATWARARGWVLLQALAQLPYYASRNPPLAANARHVIAELVAERRGQDGAGRTMPRPH from the coding sequence GTGACGGGCGCGGGCGCGGGCGCGGGCGAGCAGGTGCACCCGCGCATGCACGATGACGAGGTGCGGACGGATGCCGCGCTCGCGGCCTCGCTGGTCGCCGCCCAGTTCCCCGAGTGGGCGGGCCTGCCCGTCGAACCGGTGCCGTCCACGGGCACCGACAACGCGATGTACCGGCTCGGCGACGACCTCTCGGTCCGGATGCCCCGCATCCACTGGGCGGTCGCCCCGCTCGAGCGCGAGTTCGCCTGGTTGCCGCGGATCGCGCCCGCACTTCCGTTCGCGGCGCCCGTGCCGCTGGCCCTCGGCGCGCCCGGCGAGGGGTATCCGTGGCCGTGGACCGTGTGCCGGTGGATCGACGGCGTGCACCCTGTCGCCGAAGCAGACGGCCTCGATGCGAAGGCCCTCGCCGCCGACCTCGGCCGGTTCGTCGTCGCCATGCGCGCGCTCGATCCGGCGGGGGCGCCGACGACGGCGTGGCTGCGGCCGCTGCACGAGGAGGACGAACTCGTGCGCACGAACCTCACGCTCCTCAAGGAGGAGCTGCGGCCGGTGCGCGACGACGTCGTCGCCATCTGGGAGGAGGCGCTCGGCGCGCCCCGAGCAGATCACCTCGCGTGGATCCACGGCGATCTGTCGCCCGGCAACCTGCTGGTGCAGGGCGGCGGCCTCGTCGGCGTACTGGACTTCAGCTCGATGGGCCTCGGCGACCCGGCCAGCGACCTGCGCGCCGCGTGGAACCTGCTGCCTCCGGGGGCACGGCCGACCCTCCGGGACGCGGTGGGCGCCGACGACGCGACCTGGGCCCGCGCTCGCGGCTGGGTGCTGCTGCAGGCCCTCGCGCAACTGCCGTACTACGCGAGCCGCAATCCGCCGCTCGCCGCGAACGCCCGGCACGTCATCGCGGAACTCGTCGCAGAACGGCGCGGGCAGGACGGCGCGGGCAGGACGATGCCCCGTCCGCACTAG
- a CDS encoding DUF3618 domain-containing protein, which produces MSNPDVVRSDDPDVIRADIERTQRELGQDVDALADKVNPAKAAQRQTDKVKRAASRFKDRVMGTASDVGDSAQSAVGHAGEAIADAPRRVASATQGNPVAVGLIAFGVGLLAASLIPASRVEQDAADKVKDAAAPLVDEAKDVAKESAEHLKEPAREAAEAVKDRAQEGVENVKAEGQDAASQVQNDAKHAADRQMS; this is translated from the coding sequence ATGAGCAACCCCGATGTCGTCCGCTCGGACGACCCCGATGTGATCCGCGCCGACATCGAGCGCACGCAACGTGAACTCGGCCAGGACGTCGACGCGCTCGCCGACAAGGTGAACCCGGCCAAGGCCGCCCAGCGCCAGACCGACAAGGTGAAGCGGGCCGCGTCCCGGTTCAAGGACCGCGTGATGGGCACCGCCTCCGACGTCGGCGACTCGGCGCAGTCCGCGGTCGGCCACGCCGGCGAGGCCATCGCCGATGCGCCCCGCAGGGTGGCGTCCGCGACGCAGGGCAACCCGGTCGCCGTCGGCCTCATCGCCTTCGGCGTCGGCCTCCTCGCCGCCTCGCTGATCCCGGCGTCGCGCGTCGAGCAGGACGCCGCCGACAAGGTGAAGGATGCCGCGGCGCCCCTCGTCGACGAGGCGAAGGACGTCGCCAAGGAGTCGGCGGAGCACCTCAAGGAGCCCGCACGCGAGGCCGCCGAGGCGGTCAAGGACCGCGCGCAGGAGGGCGTCGAGAACGTGAAGGCCGAGGGTCAGGACGCGGCGTCGCAGGTGCAGAACGATGCGAAGCACGCGGCCGACCGCCAGATGAGCTGA
- the aceA gene encoding isocitrate lyase: MSTPNRPGDQTQTAAELQLEWDANPRWDGVRRDYTAEDVIALRGPVREERTLARRGAERLWQDLQRNTGTAFAPQEDPQWSAALGALTGNQAVQQVRAGLKAIYLSGWQVAADANLSGQTYPDQSLYPANSVPAVVRRINNALLRAGQIEQGSEAQTGISDWMAPIVADAEAGFGGPLNAYELMHQMIEAGAAGVHWEDQLASEKKCGHMGGKVLIPTSQHIRTINAARLAADVAGVPSIIIARTDALAATLLTSDHDERDRPFVTGERTAEGFYEVQNGIEPVIARGLAYAEYADLLWVESAEPDLDLARRFAEAVHAKFPGKRLSYNCSPSFNWKRHLDDAQIAAFQRELAAMGYAFQFITLAGFHALNHSMFTLAKDYNERHMSAYVELQEAEFASEASGYTATRHQREVGTGYFDQIATALNPTSATLALVGSTEEDQFNH, encoded by the coding sequence ATGAGCACCCCGAACCGCCCAGGCGACCAGACCCAGACCGCGGCCGAGCTCCAGCTCGAATGGGACGCGAACCCCCGCTGGGACGGCGTCCGCCGCGATTACACCGCCGAGGACGTCATCGCCCTGCGCGGCCCCGTCCGCGAGGAGCGCACGCTCGCCCGCCGCGGAGCCGAGCGGCTCTGGCAGGACCTCCAGCGGAACACCGGCACGGCGTTCGCGCCGCAGGAGGACCCGCAGTGGTCGGCCGCGCTCGGCGCCCTCACCGGCAACCAGGCCGTGCAGCAGGTGCGCGCGGGCCTGAAGGCGATCTACCTGAGCGGCTGGCAGGTCGCCGCCGACGCGAACCTCAGCGGCCAGACCTACCCCGACCAGTCGCTCTACCCCGCCAACTCGGTCCCGGCCGTCGTGCGCCGCATCAACAACGCGCTCCTGCGCGCCGGCCAGATCGAGCAGGGCAGCGAGGCGCAGACCGGCATCTCGGACTGGATGGCGCCGATCGTCGCCGACGCCGAGGCCGGCTTCGGCGGCCCGCTGAACGCCTACGAGCTCATGCACCAGATGATCGAGGCGGGCGCGGCCGGCGTGCACTGGGAGGACCAGCTCGCGAGCGAGAAGAAGTGCGGGCACATGGGCGGCAAGGTGCTCATCCCGACGTCGCAGCACATCCGCACCATCAACGCGGCACGGCTCGCAGCGGATGTCGCCGGCGTGCCGTCGATCATCATCGCCCGCACCGACGCGCTCGCCGCGACCCTGCTGACGAGCGACCATGACGAACGCGACCGCCCCTTCGTCACCGGTGAGCGCACCGCCGAGGGGTTCTACGAGGTGCAGAACGGCATCGAGCCGGTCATCGCCCGCGGCCTCGCGTACGCCGAGTACGCCGACCTGCTCTGGGTCGAATCGGCCGAGCCCGACCTCGACCTCGCGCGCCGCTTCGCCGAGGCCGTGCACGCGAAGTTCCCGGGCAAGCGCCTGAGCTACAACTGCTCGCCGTCCTTCAACTGGAAGCGCCACCTCGACGACGCCCAGATCGCCGCCTTCCAGCGCGAGCTCGCGGCGATGGGCTACGCGTTCCAGTTCATCACCCTCGCGGGCTTCCACGCCCTCAACCACTCCATGTTCACGCTCGCCAAGGACTACAACGAGCGGCACATGAGCGCCTATGTCGAGCTCCAGGAGGCGGAATTCGCCTCGGAGGCATCCGGATACACCGCCACGCGCCACCAGCGCGAGGTGGGCACCGGCTACTTCGACCAGATCGCCACGGCCCTGAACCCCACCAGCGCCACCCTCGCCCTCGTCGGATCGACCGAGGAAGACCAGTTCAACCACTGA
- a CDS encoding helix-turn-helix domain-containing protein: MVIADRRTAQVESADIAGADPDEVDALTLGRRIRERRVARGMTLGRLAAAIDRAPSQVSAIENGKREPRLSMLRTIALALGTTADELLKPDAPSERAALEIAVERAQRGPVFSALGLPPFRVAKGMSDQTLQTILALHHEIDRLHRERAATPEEARRANAELRAEMRARDNFYPELEAKAAELLEAVGHTGGPVSHQLVADMASHLGYSLHYVGDLPHSTRSVTDKRNGRIYLPTQQSPSRDSRSPILQALASHLLDHDEPRGYADFLRQRIETNYLTAAILLPEQAAVRYLSEAKNLRRISMEELRDHFAVSYETAAHRFTNLATARLDIPVHFMKVHESGTIIKAYENDKVRFPSDALGAVEGTTVCRNWTARTVFDVEDRFSPWYQYTDTSSGTFWCTSRIEKAKEGEYSVSVGVPFEHVKWFRGRETPHRAVSGCPDESCCRRPPVDLSEKWADASWPAARTPTSLLAALPTGTFPGVDQTEVYQFLEAHAPRA, encoded by the coding sequence ATGGTCATCGCCGATCGCCGCACCGCACAGGTCGAGTCCGCCGATATCGCCGGGGCCGATCCCGACGAGGTGGACGCGCTGACCCTGGGTCGCCGCATCCGGGAGCGCCGCGTCGCCCGCGGCATGACGCTCGGCCGGCTGGCCGCCGCCATCGACCGGGCGCCGTCGCAGGTGTCGGCGATCGAGAACGGCAAGCGCGAGCCGCGGCTGTCGATGCTGCGCACGATCGCGCTCGCGCTCGGCACGACGGCCGACGAGCTGCTCAAGCCCGATGCGCCGTCCGAGCGGGCGGCGCTCGAGATCGCCGTCGAGCGGGCGCAGCGCGGGCCGGTGTTCTCCGCCCTCGGACTGCCGCCGTTCCGGGTGGCGAAGGGCATGAGCGACCAGACCCTGCAGACGATCCTCGCCCTGCATCACGAGATCGACCGGCTGCACCGCGAGCGTGCGGCCACACCCGAGGAGGCGCGGCGGGCGAACGCGGAGTTGCGCGCCGAGATGCGCGCCCGCGACAACTTCTATCCCGAGCTCGAGGCGAAGGCGGCCGAGTTGCTCGAGGCCGTCGGGCACACCGGCGGCCCGGTGTCGCACCAGCTCGTCGCCGACATGGCGAGCCACCTCGGCTACTCGCTGCACTACGTCGGCGACCTGCCGCACTCGACCCGCTCGGTCACCGACAAGCGCAACGGTCGCATCTACCTGCCGACCCAGCAGTCGCCGTCGCGCGACTCGCGCTCGCCCATCCTGCAGGCGCTCGCGAGCCACTTGCTCGACCACGACGAGCCCCGCGGCTACGCCGACTTCCTGCGGCAGCGCATCGAGACGAACTACCTGACCGCCGCGATCCTCCTGCCCGAGCAGGCGGCCGTGCGCTACCTCAGCGAGGCGAAGAACCTCAGGCGCATCTCGATGGAGGAGCTGCGCGACCACTTCGCCGTCTCCTACGAGACCGCGGCGCACCGGTTCACGAACCTCGCGACGGCGCGCCTCGACATCCCGGTGCACTTCATGAAGGTGCACGAGTCGGGCACCATCATCAAGGCGTACGAGAACGACAAGGTGCGCTTCCCGAGCGATGCGCTCGGCGCCGTCGAGGGCACCACGGTGTGCCGCAACTGGACGGCCCGCACCGTCTTCGACGTCGAGGACCGCTTCAGCCCCTGGTACCAGTACACCGACACCTCGTCGGGCACGTTCTGGTGCACCTCGCGCATCGAGAAGGCGAAGGAGGGCGAGTACTCGGTGTCGGTCGGCGTGCCGTTCGAGCACGTGAAGTGGTTCCGTGGACGCGAGACACCCCATCGTGCGGTGTCGGGCTGCCCAGACGAGTCCTGCTGCCGCCGCCCGCCGGTCGACCTGTCCGAGAAGTGGGCGGATGCCTCGTGGCCGGCCGCGCGCACGCCCACATCGCTGCTCGCGGCGCTGCCCACCGGCACGTTCCCCGGCGTCGACCAGACCGAGGTGTACCAGTTCCTCGAGGCGCACGCCCCCCGCGCCTGA
- a CDS encoding NAD-dependent epimerase/dehydratase family protein: protein MRILLTGATGYIGSAVLDVLVEAGHEVTAVVRSERAAREVAELGATAVHGDVTDVGWFTSRLAESDAAIHTAAPEHGAPAFNDAVIEAAIRAYGDGGRRFVLTSGIWEYGSGGDLADDAALDAPQLVAWRVPLEERLLASGVDAAIVAPGIVYGHDGGLVPSLIAEAARSDAGALRLIGDGSQQWTFVHVDDLARLYLAVVEAAGVRGRVIGSDGSPTTVRALAEAAAEVVGAAGVVPETPDASRERLGSEFADALLLDQAAKGRVARGLGWVPEHVSVIEDVRAAREASAA, encoded by the coding sequence ATGCGAATTCTTCTGACCGGGGCGACCGGCTATATCGGATCGGCCGTGCTCGACGTGCTCGTCGAGGCGGGACACGAGGTGACCGCCGTGGTGCGTAGCGAACGGGCGGCCCGCGAGGTCGCCGAGCTTGGCGCCACTGCGGTGCACGGCGACGTGACCGACGTCGGCTGGTTCACCTCGAGGCTCGCCGAGTCGGATGCCGCGATCCACACGGCGGCCCCCGAGCACGGGGCGCCCGCCTTCAACGACGCCGTGATCGAGGCGGCCATCCGGGCGTACGGCGACGGCGGGCGCCGCTTCGTGCTGACGAGCGGTATCTGGGAGTACGGTTCCGGCGGCGACCTCGCCGACGACGCGGCCCTCGACGCGCCGCAGCTCGTCGCCTGGCGCGTGCCGCTCGAGGAGCGGCTGCTCGCGTCGGGCGTCGACGCGGCGATCGTGGCCCCGGGCATCGTGTACGGACATGACGGCGGGCTCGTGCCGTCGCTCATCGCCGAGGCCGCGCGCTCCGACGCCGGCGCGCTCCGGCTCATCGGCGACGGGTCGCAGCAATGGACGTTCGTTCATGTCGACGACCTCGCCCGCCTCTACCTCGCGGTCGTCGAGGCAGCAGGGGTGCGTGGTCGCGTCATCGGGTCCGACGGTTCGCCGACGACCGTGCGGGCGCTGGCCGAGGCGGCCGCGGAGGTGGTCGGCGCCGCCGGCGTGGTGCCCGAGACTCCCGATGCCTCGCGCGAGCGCCTGGGCTCGGAGTTCGCCGACGCGCTGCTCCTCGACCAGGCCGCCAAGGGCCGCGTCGCCCGCGGGCTGGGCTGGGTGCCGGAGCACGTGAGTGTGATCGAGGATGTGCGAGCCGCGCGCGAGGCATCCGCCGCCTGA